The following coding sequences lie in one Niabella agricola genomic window:
- a CDS encoding helix-turn-helix domain-containing protein: MNPAQEYPKVYLYRRIVQAKLFIDAHYADKIDLDNISDEAYFSKYHFIRLFKTVYGKTPHQYLKATRIEKAKQLLRQGNTVSDACFEVGFDSLSSFSGLFKRMVGQPASAYAAHYQQRQDQKAKTPLAFVPGCYAYQHGWTENSNFEETEPHPAG, encoded by the coding sequence ATGAACCCAGCACAGGAATACCCAAAAGTTTATTTGTACCGCAGGATTGTACAGGCAAAGCTGTTTATTGATGCGCACTATGCAGACAAGATCGACCTGGATAATATTTCCGATGAGGCCTATTTTTCAAAGTACCATTTTATACGCCTTTTTAAAACGGTGTACGGCAAAACGCCTCACCAATACCTGAAGGCCACCCGCATTGAAAAAGCCAAGCAATTGCTGCGCCAGGGCAACACGGTATCGGATGCCTGCTTTGAGGTGGGGTTCGACAGCCTGAGCTCTTTCAGCGGTTTATTTAAACGGATGGTAGGCCAGCCCGCTTCTGCCTATGCCGCGCACTACCAGCAGCGCCAGGATCAAAAAGCAAAAACACCGCTGGCCTTTGTACCCGGCTGCTATGCGTACCAGCACGGCTGGACGGAAAATAGCAATTTTGAAGAAACGGAACCACACCCGGCCGGTTAA
- a CDS encoding putative signal transducing protein: MTDHNQDTIIVIRTYSDIAAAVSAKEKLEEAGITATIDDMDVVGMTPLAGIEVKIFSKDLEKANQVLEG, encoded by the coding sequence ATGACCGATCACAACCAGGATACCATTATTGTTATAAGAACATATAGTGATATAGCAGCTGCCGTTTCTGCAAAAGAAAAACTGGAAGAAGCCGGTATCACTGCCACCATTGATGACATGGACGTGGTGGGTATGACGCCGCTGGCCGGCATCGAAGTAAAAATCTTTTCAAAAGACCTTGAAAAAGCCAACCAGGTCCTGGAAGGCTGA
- a CDS encoding glycoside hydrolase family 125 protein, with protein MNRKTFLQHTGVLSAGLTLSPFSFAQGKNDFPLVRVPEGERHFKSAAIEQAIKAFQLKVKNKELGWLFNNCFPNTLDTTVFYTEKDGKPDTYVITGDIDAMWLRDSSAQVFPYLAFTKQDQALHRLIAGVIRKQTHFILKDPYANAFYNDDSKVSEWKETDITDMKPGIHERKWEIDSLCYPIRLAYRFWKETGDTLPFDASWKEGIALTLKTFKEQQRKDGPGPYKFERKTSWATDGIPMGGYGYPVKPAGLICSMFRPSDDATIFAYLVPSNLFAVVSLRQASEMVGTISGDAKLANELLRLANEVEAAVKKYAVVTHPQLGKMYAYEVNGYGSHNLMDDANVPSLLALPYLGAVLHTDPLYKATRHYVWSSENPFFFKGRAAEGIGGPHIGKDMIWPMSITMKALTSGDDREIRWSIDTLRKTHGGTGFMHESFHKDDPKRFTRKWFAWSNTLFGELLWKTFNERPGLLG; from the coding sequence ATGAACCGTAAAACATTTCTACAGCATACAGGTGTGTTAAGCGCCGGGCTAACATTAAGTCCTTTTTCTTTTGCACAAGGCAAAAACGATTTTCCTTTGGTGCGGGTTCCGGAGGGGGAACGGCACTTTAAAAGCGCGGCAATAGAACAGGCGATAAAGGCATTCCAGTTGAAAGTAAAGAATAAGGAACTTGGCTGGCTCTTTAATAACTGCTTTCCCAATACACTGGATACTACGGTTTTTTATACCGAGAAGGACGGGAAACCAGATACCTATGTCATTACCGGGGATATTGATGCAATGTGGCTGCGGGACAGTTCTGCGCAGGTATTTCCTTATCTGGCATTTACGAAACAGGACCAGGCGCTGCACCGGCTGATAGCCGGCGTGATCCGTAAGCAAACGCATTTTATTTTAAAGGATCCCTATGCAAATGCGTTCTATAACGACGACAGCAAAGTGAGCGAATGGAAGGAAACGGATATTACCGATATGAAGCCTGGTATCCATGAGCGGAAATGGGAGATCGATTCCCTCTGTTATCCCATCCGGCTGGCCTACCGTTTCTGGAAGGAAACCGGCGACACGCTTCCTTTTGATGCTTCCTGGAAGGAAGGAATCGCGCTTACGTTAAAAACGTTTAAAGAGCAGCAACGGAAGGACGGCCCCGGTCCGTATAAGTTTGAACGGAAAACCTCCTGGGCCACCGATGGTATTCCGATGGGTGGTTATGGCTACCCGGTAAAACCAGCGGGTCTCATCTGTTCCATGTTCCGTCCCAGTGATGATGCTACGATATTTGCTTACCTGGTCCCGTCTAACCTCTTCGCTGTAGTAAGCCTGCGGCAGGCATCAGAAATGGTGGGTACGATTTCAGGCGATGCAAAACTGGCAAACGAACTGCTGCGGCTGGCCAATGAAGTGGAAGCAGCGGTAAAAAAGTACGCAGTTGTCACGCATCCGCAGTTGGGAAAAATGTATGCTTATGAAGTAAACGGTTACGGTAGTCATAACCTGATGGACGATGCCAATGTGCCCAGTTTGCTGGCGCTGCCTTATCTGGGTGCGGTACTGCATACCGATCCTTTATACAAGGCTACACGCCACTATGTATGGTCATCGGAAAATCCTTTTTTCTTTAAGGGAAGAGCGGCAGAAGGTATTGGCGGCCCGCATATCGGCAAAGACATGATCTGGCCGATGAGCATTACCATGAAAGCGCTTACCTCCGGTGATGACCGGGAGATCCGCTGGAGTATTGACACATTGCGGAAAACACACGGCGGTACCGGTTTTATGCATGAATCCTTTCATAAGGATGATCCGAAGAGGTTTACCCGGAAATGGTTTGCCTGGTCCAACACCTTGTTTGGAGAATTGCTCTGGAAGACCTTTAATGAGCGGCCGGGCTTATTGGGTTAA
- a CDS encoding helix-turn-helix domain-containing protein: MTFYLQEINRIRSTVYSNEAHLMAVIRTRRFINANFEKELSLEQLARAGFTSKFHLLRLFKRYYGQTPKQYLIHKRIVQSIACLKRGMTVTDTCFAVGFECPSSFSTLFKQKTGLSPAEFQKKQFLQSALAVL; encoded by the coding sequence ATGACGTTTTATCTACAGGAAATTAACCGGATCCGGAGCACCGTTTATTCAAATGAAGCACACCTGATGGCAGTGATCCGGACCCGGCGTTTTATCAATGCCAATTTTGAAAAGGAACTGAGCCTGGAACAACTGGCCCGGGCCGGTTTTACATCCAAGTTCCATCTGCTGCGGCTTTTTAAACGATACTACGGGCAAACGCCCAAACAATACCTTATCCATAAGCGCATTGTTCAATCCATCGCCTGCCTTAAAAGGGGAATGACGGTGACCGATACCTGCTTTGCGGTGGGTTTTGAATGCCCGAGTTCCTTCAGCACGCTCTTCAAACAAAAAACGGGATTGTCACCGGCCGAATTTCAAAAAAAGCAATTTTTGCAAAGTGCACTGGCCGTTCTTTAA
- a CDS encoding Crp/Fnr family transcriptional regulator, which yields MIPEPLQLHIRRLVPEFHIPLAAMAPFLSTRVVKKETLLLEEGQPCTHIHFVNKGCLYLFYHQDQRKEVIHFALENWWLTDYKTFCDEGTAVYAIAALEDSEITSISRNDYEQLLLRFPLLALYFNKIHERAYGAALFKQKTYATLTKADFYRYFRTTYPAILQRIPDPIFASYMGVSTEELCTIREAFIS from the coding sequence ATGATACCGGAACCGTTACAACTTCATATCCGGAGGCTTGTACCGGAATTTCATATTCCGCTGGCCGCAATGGCACCTTTTCTTAGCACCCGTGTCGTAAAAAAGGAAACGCTGCTTTTAGAAGAAGGGCAGCCCTGCACTCATATTCATTTTGTAAATAAGGGATGCCTGTACCTGTTCTATCACCAGGATCAACGAAAAGAAGTCATCCATTTTGCGCTGGAGAACTGGTGGCTGACCGATTATAAAACCTTCTGTGATGAAGGTACTGCTGTGTATGCAATAGCCGCGCTTGAAGATTCGGAGATCACCAGCATCAGCCGCAACGACTATGAGCAGTTGCTCCTGCGCTTTCCGCTGCTGGCCCTGTACTTTAATAAAATCCATGAGCGGGCTTATGGTGCGGCCCTGTTTAAGCAAAAAACCTATGCCACTTTAACCAAAGCCGACTTTTACCGGTACTTCCGCACGACATATCCCGCAATACTGCAACGCATCCCGGACCCCATTTTTGCCTCTTATATGGGCGTATCCACCGAAGAACTGTGCACCATCCGGGAGGCGTTCATTTCTTAA
- a CDS encoding efflux RND transporter permease subunit — protein sequence MVETFIRRPVLSLVLSIFITLIGVLALFSLPITQFPDIVPPSVAVTARYTGANAEVSVDAVAVPLERAINGVPGMTYMSTVSGNDGVTMITVYFKVGTDPDVAAVNVQNRVTTVLDELPEEVIKAGVTTEKEVNSMLMYLNITSTDAAADEDFIYNFTDINILKELKRIDGVGRAEIMGYKDYAMRIWLNPEKLFAYNVSTDEVITALRNQNVSAAPGKTGESSGKTKNALQYVLRYTGKFSEPKQYENIAIRSNSDGSILKLKDVADVEFGAMSYSMVSKSDGRPAASIMIKQRPGSNASEVIDNIKLKMEELKQTSFPPGMNYSMAYDVSRFLDASISAVLTTLVEAFVLVALVVFIFLQDWRSTLIPVLAVPVALVGTLAFMLLLGFSINLLTLFALVLAIGIVVDNAIVVVEAVHVKMTEEHLSPLEATIAAMKEITGAIIAITLVMSAVFIPVAFLSGPVGVFYRQFSLTLAFSIVISGINALTLTPALCALMLKHTGPRKKGWMGRFFDAFNSGFDKTTTQYRRVLGKIAGRRIVTLGMLVLFFLATWGAGAVLPGGFIPTEDQGMIYVNVTTPQGATVERTEKVLDELNAVTKDIEGVESVTTLAGYSLTNEIAGASYGMGMINLKSWKERKKNVDQIIDEIETRTAKLTDAKIEVFAPPTVPGFGNTSGFELRLLNRGGDDITETSEITRAFVAAIDSTREINNAFTSFDASFPQYLIHVDYDMAAKKNVTVDNAMNTLQTLLGSYYATNFIRFNQMYKVMVQASPQFRAEPADVLHQYVKNSNGEMVPFSSFIRMERVYGPEQLTRYNMYTSAMINGEAATGYSSSDAIKAVEKVAAEKLPRGYDFDWSGMTREEILSGNQAIYIFALCLLFVYLLLAAQYESFLLPLPVILSLPAGIFGSFIFLKLAGLDNNIYAQVALVMLIGLLGKNAILIIEFAIQRRKEGNSILQAAIEGATQRLRPILMTSFAFIAGLIPLCIATGAGAVGNRSIGVAAAGGMLIGTVFGLLIIPGLYVLFASLSERGKKQSADVPLQKSDIKIIEHEN from the coding sequence ATGGTTGAAACTTTTATCCGGAGGCCGGTTCTTTCACTCGTGCTTTCCATTTTTATCACCCTCATTGGTGTACTGGCCCTATTCAGTTTGCCCATTACCCAATTCCCCGATATTGTACCACCTTCCGTGGCGGTAACCGCCCGGTACACCGGTGCCAATGCCGAAGTATCTGTAGACGCCGTGGCTGTTCCCCTGGAACGCGCCATCAACGGGGTTCCCGGCATGACCTATATGTCTACCGTTTCTGGTAACGACGGAGTTACCATGATCACCGTTTACTTTAAGGTAGGTACCGATCCTGATGTAGCAGCCGTGAACGTACAGAACCGGGTTACCACCGTATTGGACGAACTGCCCGAAGAAGTAATCAAGGCAGGGGTTACCACCGAAAAGGAAGTAAACAGCATGCTGATGTACCTGAACATCACCAGTACGGATGCAGCTGCAGATGAAGATTTCATTTATAACTTCACCGACATCAATATCCTGAAAGAGCTGAAACGCATCGACGGCGTGGGCCGCGCCGAGATTATGGGTTATAAAGACTATGCCATGCGGATATGGCTGAATCCTGAAAAATTATTTGCATACAATGTATCCACCGACGAAGTGATCACCGCACTGCGAAACCAGAACGTTTCTGCCGCCCCCGGAAAAACAGGAGAAAGCTCGGGTAAAACAAAGAATGCCTTACAATATGTATTGCGGTACACCGGAAAATTCTCCGAACCCAAACAATATGAGAACATTGCCATCCGCTCCAATAGCGACGGCTCTATTCTTAAATTAAAAGATGTGGCCGATGTGGAATTTGGCGCCATGAGTTACAGCATGGTTTCAAAAAGCGATGGCAGACCGGCGGCATCCATTATGATCAAACAGCGTCCCGGCTCCAATGCCAGCGAGGTGATCGACAATATCAAGCTAAAAATGGAGGAGCTGAAACAAACGAGTTTTCCGCCCGGTATGAACTACAGTATGGCCTATGATGTATCGCGTTTCCTGGATGCTTCCATTAGTGCCGTGCTCACCACGCTGGTAGAGGCATTTGTATTAGTAGCCCTCGTGGTATTCATTTTCCTGCAGGATTGGAGGTCTACCCTGATCCCGGTACTGGCGGTTCCCGTGGCGTTGGTAGGCACTCTTGCGTTTATGCTGCTGCTGGGCTTTTCCATCAACCTGCTGACGCTGTTTGCCCTGGTATTGGCCATCGGTATTGTGGTGGACAATGCCATCGTCGTGGTTGAAGCTGTCCATGTAAAAATGACGGAAGAACACCTGTCTCCCCTGGAAGCCACCATTGCCGCAATGAAGGAGATCACGGGGGCGATCATTGCCATCACCCTGGTAATGTCGGCCGTATTTATACCCGTAGCCTTCCTGAGCGGACCGGTGGGCGTATTCTACCGCCAGTTCTCCCTGACCCTTGCGTTTTCCATTGTCATTTCCGGCATCAACGCCCTTACCCTTACACCCGCGCTTTGCGCCCTGATGCTGAAACACACCGGGCCGCGAAAAAAAGGATGGATGGGCCGGTTCTTCGATGCCTTTAATAGCGGATTCGATAAAACCACCACTCAATACCGCCGGGTGCTTGGTAAAATAGCCGGCCGGCGCATCGTAACGCTCGGCATGCTGGTATTGTTCTTCCTGGCCACCTGGGGCGCAGGCGCCGTGCTTCCCGGAGGCTTTATTCCAACAGAAGACCAGGGCATGATTTATGTAAATGTGACCACCCCACAGGGCGCCACCGTTGAACGTACAGAAAAGGTGCTGGACGAACTGAACGCTGTAACCAAAGACATCGAGGGTGTCGAAAGCGTAACTACCCTTGCCGGTTATAGTCTTACCAATGAAATTGCCGGTGCCTCTTACGGCATGGGCATGATCAACCTGAAATCCTGGAAGGAACGGAAGAAAAACGTAGATCAGATCATTGACGAAATTGAAACGCGGACCGCGAAACTCACGGATGCAAAGATCGAGGTATTTGCGCCTCCAACGGTGCCAGGTTTTGGAAATACCAGCGGTTTTGAATTGCGGTTGCTAAACAGAGGAGGGGATGACATTACGGAAACCTCTGAAATCACCAGGGCTTTTGTTGCTGCCATCGACAGTACCAGAGAAATCAATAATGCCTTTACCAGTTTCGACGCCTCCTTTCCCCAATACCTGATCCATGTGGATTATGACATGGCAGCGAAAAAAAATGTGACCGTAGACAATGCAATGAACACGCTGCAAACCCTGCTGGGCAGCTACTATGCCACCAACTTTATACGTTTTAACCAGATGTATAAGGTAATGGTGCAGGCCAGCCCGCAGTTCCGCGCCGAGCCCGCAGATGTACTTCACCAATATGTAAAGAACAGCAACGGCGAAATGGTACCATTCTCCTCCTTTATCCGTATGGAGCGCGTATACGGACCGGAACAGCTTACCCGTTACAACATGTATACTTCCGCTATGATCAACGGTGAAGCTGCAACCGGCTACAGCAGCAGCGATGCGATTAAAGCAGTGGAAAAGGTGGCCGCGGAGAAGCTACCCCGTGGCTATGATTTTGACTGGAGCGGCATGACGCGCGAAGAGATCCTGTCTGGCAACCAGGCCATATACATTTTTGCGCTTTGCTTATTGTTTGTGTACCTGCTGCTGGCGGCTCAGTACGAAAGCTTTTTACTGCCTTTACCGGTAATCCTGAGTTTACCTGCCGGTATATTCGGGTCCTTCATCTTCCTGAAACTGGCCGGCCTGGATAACAATATTTATGCGCAGGTAGCCCTGGTCATGCTGATCGGGTTATTGGGTAAAAATGCCATCCTGATCATTGAGTTTGCCATCCAGCGCCGCAAAGAAGGAAACTCAATATTGCAGGCAGCAATTGAGGGCGCCACTCAACGGCTGCGTCCCATCCTGATGACTTCCTTTGCTTTTATTGCCGGTCTGATCCCACTGTGTATCGCCACGGGAGCGGGCGCTGTCGGCAACCGCTCCATCGGTGTGGCAGCTGCCGGCGGTATGCTGATCGGGACGGTGTTCGGCCTGCTGATCATCCCCGGCCTCTATGTACTTTTTGCCTCGCTGTCGGAACGTGGTAAAAAGCAGTCTGCCGACGTACCCCTTCAGAAATCCGATATAAAAATCATTGAGCATGAAAATTAA
- a CDS encoding SDR family oxidoreductase, whose amino-acid sequence MKIVVIGGTGLIGSQLVQQLQEAGHEAIPASPNTGVNTLTGEGLNEVLQGAQVVVDVSNSPSFADEPVMHFFRTSNEHLLPAEKAAGVQHHIALSVVGTQKLQASGYFRAKQVQEDLIKASGIPYTIVHATQFFEFARGITQMSQAGDQVVLPDAQIQPIASKDVATFLASVASAAPANKILEIGGPEQFDMNAWIQQYLQATHKNNEVLTSSTALYSGAPLETDTLVPEAPAYLGATTYADWITQPGNLR is encoded by the coding sequence ATGAAAATAGTAGTTATCGGCGGTACCGGCCTTATTGGTAGTCAGCTAGTGCAACAATTACAAGAAGCCGGGCATGAGGCCATACCGGCATCACCCAATACGGGTGTCAACACCCTTACTGGCGAAGGGTTGAACGAAGTGCTGCAGGGCGCACAGGTAGTTGTAGATGTGTCCAATTCCCCCTCCTTTGCAGATGAACCTGTCATGCATTTTTTCAGAACCTCCAACGAGCACCTGCTTCCGGCAGAAAAAGCAGCCGGCGTGCAACATCATATTGCATTATCTGTTGTTGGAACACAAAAACTGCAGGCCAGCGGCTATTTCCGCGCCAAACAGGTACAGGAAGACCTGATTAAAGCATCAGGCATACCCTATACTATTGTGCATGCCACGCAGTTCTTCGAATTTGCAAGAGGCATTACACAGATGAGCCAGGCCGGCGATCAGGTGGTTTTGCCGGATGCCCAGATACAGCCCATTGCCAGTAAAGATGTAGCCACATTCCTGGCTTCGGTAGCATCGGCCGCCCCTGCCAATAAGATCCTGGAAATTGGCGGCCCCGAGCAGTTCGATATGAACGCATGGATCCAACAATACCTGCAAGCCACTCATAAAAACAATGAAGTGCTTACCAGTAGTACGGCTTTATATTCGGGCGCCCCGCTGGAAACCGATACCCTGGTTCCAGAAGCACCCGCATACCTGGGCGCTACAACATACGCCGACTGGATTACCCAGCCCGGAAATCTGCGATAA
- a CDS encoding VOC family protein, with product MRVKVISIPVLDQQKALDFYTGKLGFVKKHDVPLTGDDRWLTVVSKEEPDGPELLLEPSPNHLEAARAYQEALFDAGIPYTQFNVDDVGAEHARLTRLGVEFSIEPTEMGTVKIAVFNDTCGNHIQLVEML from the coding sequence ATGAGAGTAAAAGTCATCAGCATTCCTGTACTGGATCAGCAAAAGGCCCTGGATTTTTATACCGGCAAACTGGGCTTTGTAAAAAAACACGATGTACCCCTTACCGGCGATGACCGGTGGCTGACGGTAGTATCCAAAGAAGAGCCGGATGGTCCGGAGCTATTGCTGGAACCCAGTCCCAACCACCTGGAAGCAGCCAGAGCTTACCAGGAGGCGCTTTTTGATGCCGGGATTCCTTATACCCAATTTAATGTAGACGACGTTGGAGCGGAACACGCGCGGCTTACCCGGCTCGGTGTTGAATTCAGTATAGAACCCACCGAAATGGGCACCGTGAAAATTGCCGTATTCAATGATACCTGCGGCAATCATATACAGCTGGTGGAGATGTTATAA
- a CDS encoding TMEM175 family protein, whose amino-acid sequence MRKDNTYNKIAGHDTGRIIAISDGVFGVALTLLVLEIRIPFMDSIRSEQDLIAAFLALKSKFLVYLLAFMTTGIFWVGHSSQYKYIEGSDRNLNWINLLFLLSVTMLPFTTAFLGDYTHFKFPIAVYWLNIFLMGTMLYINWAYACRHHFVDEKVRAVVDIPLRRRIITAQSLYLSGALLCFISPLLSIAFIILVQLNYAFAFLSQRKRGSGTAIPEEDVIP is encoded by the coding sequence ATGAGGAAAGACAATACATATAATAAAATTGCCGGCCATGATACCGGTCGCATCATCGCCATCAGCGATGGGGTTTTTGGTGTTGCATTAACCCTGCTGGTGTTGGAGATCCGCATACCCTTCATGGACTCCATCCGCTCTGAGCAGGACCTGATAGCGGCTTTCCTGGCATTAAAGTCCAAGTTCCTGGTATACCTTCTGGCCTTTATGACCACCGGTATTTTTTGGGTAGGCCATTCCTCGCAGTACAAATACATTGAGGGAAGCGACCGGAATCTGAACTGGATCAACCTGCTCTTCCTGCTATCGGTTACCATGTTACCCTTTACCACAGCTTTTTTGGGCGACTACACCCATTTTAAGTTCCCCATTGCCGTATATTGGCTGAATATCTTTTTAATGGGCACCATGTTGTATATCAACTGGGCCTATGCCTGCAGACATCATTTTGTAGACGAAAAAGTAAGAGCAGTAGTAGACATCCCGCTTCGCAGGCGAATTATCACCGCCCAGTCTTTATATCTTTCCGGAGCGTTGTTGTGCTTCATCAGCCCGCTCTTAAGCATTGCGTTTATCATCCTCGTGCAGCTGAATTATGCCTTTGCCTTTCTCTCGCAACGAAAGAGAGGCTCCGGCACTGCAATACCGGAGGAAGACGTTATCCCCTAA
- a CDS encoding VOC family protein has product MITKMTVTNIHVLDQDSAYDFYVNKLGFILVDDIPMGPDSRWLTVSPPDQPDLQLVLFPVKESKMFPKETAETLTRLIRQGIFGCGVLTCNDIFATYEELKAKGVEFIKPPTKEFYGTEALFKDDSGNFFSLQPLNNFNREA; this is encoded by the coding sequence ATGATCACAAAAATGACCGTTACCAACATCCATGTACTGGACCAGGACAGCGCTTATGATTTTTATGTAAACAAACTGGGCTTTATCCTCGTGGATGATATCCCGATGGGTCCCGACAGCAGGTGGCTTACAGTATCTCCTCCCGATCAGCCGGACCTGCAGCTGGTGCTTTTTCCGGTAAAGGAAAGTAAAATGTTTCCTAAGGAAACCGCAGAAACGCTGACAAGGCTCATCCGGCAGGGCATTTTTGGCTGCGGGGTGCTTACCTGCAACGATATCTTTGCCACGTACGAGGAGCTGAAGGCCAAGGGCGTTGAATTTATAAAGCCTCCCACCAAAGAGTTTTATGGCACCGAAGCTTTGTTCAAGGACGACTCCGGTAATTTTTTCTCACTTCAGCCGTTGAACAATTTTAACAGAGAGGCATAG
- a CDS encoding efflux RND transporter periplasmic adaptor subunit, which produces MIKNYIFYGFLITTIAACHSNSQENSTPNNKEYPVVTLRPKDTTLAIPYVANIQAGRNIEIHPRMDGLLDRIHIKEGQQVRKGQLLFKINDSELRIELNKAAAAYKSAMADAKVAQVEVERVQMLVDKKVITNTELDLVTAKYKALLAKADVALADKNAVQQRISYTSITAPFDGVVDRIPLKEGSLVTTASLLTTISDVSTVFAYFNISENEYFQTLLNGRQAQQITSINLVLPDGTRYPYEGHLESAESEIDENTGNIAYKARFSNPDKTLRHGASGKLLITRPLQNVILLPQKTVFEIQDKNYVFVLDRNNIARMKSIRVDQRLADYYVISEGLNAEDRIVYEGIKTIREGEKITPKG; this is translated from the coding sequence ATGATAAAAAATTATATTTTTTACGGGTTTCTCATTACGACCATTGCAGCCTGTCACAGTAATTCCCAGGAAAACAGCACTCCTAACAACAAAGAATACCCGGTCGTTACCCTCCGGCCAAAAGATACCACCCTGGCGATTCCCTATGTAGCCAATATACAGGCGGGTCGCAACATCGAGATCCATCCGCGCATGGATGGATTGCTGGACAGGATTCACATTAAGGAGGGACAGCAGGTACGCAAGGGACAACTCCTGTTTAAGATTAATGACAGCGAACTGCGAATTGAACTGAATAAAGCTGCTGCCGCCTATAAAAGTGCAATGGCCGATGCAAAAGTGGCCCAGGTGGAAGTGGAGCGGGTGCAGATGCTGGTAGACAAAAAAGTGATCACCAATACCGAACTGGACCTCGTTACTGCAAAGTACAAAGCGCTGCTGGCGAAAGCCGATGTAGCACTAGCGGATAAAAACGCCGTACAGCAGCGGATCTCCTATACCAGCATTACCGCCCCCTTTGATGGCGTTGTTGACCGGATCCCGCTTAAAGAAGGCAGTCTGGTTACTACTGCCTCCCTGCTGACCACCATATCGGATGTAAGCACGGTATTCGCTTATTTTAACATTTCGGAAAATGAATACTTCCAGACTTTGCTGAACGGGCGCCAGGCACAACAGATCACTTCGATCAACCTGGTATTGCCGGATGGTACCCGCTATCCTTACGAGGGGCACCTGGAAAGCGCTGAAAGTGAAATTGACGAAAATACCGGCAACATTGCCTATAAGGCCCGCTTCAGCAATCCCGATAAAACGCTGCGGCACGGCGCCTCCGGGAAACTGCTGATTACACGGCCTCTTCAAAATGTGATCCTGCTACCCCAAAAAACGGTTTTTGAAATACAGGACAAAAACTATGTATTCGTATTGGATCGAAACAATATTGCGCGAATGAAAAGTATCCGGGTAGACCAGCGTCTGGCCGATTACTATGTGATCTCCGAAGGATTGAATGCTGAGGACCGCATCGTATACGAAGGCATCAAGACCATCCGCGAGGGTGAAAAGATCACTCCAAAAGGATAA
- a CDS encoding Crp/Fnr family transcriptional regulator has product MHPLIQHIQRITGVREAAEASILPFFETCSFRKKAFLLEEGHHCHAYFFVIRGCLRLFFADQNGIEQTMQFALEHWWMTDLEAFRSGRRSAYSIQALEATEVMIIGPENYSRMLDEVPLMEKYFRRVYERAYAASLLRVQMISRMPKHEFYELFESKYPDFIQRVPQKILASFLGFTPEYLSELRKKRTEKKR; this is encoded by the coding sequence ATGCACCCACTGATACAGCATATACAAAGAATAACGGGCGTCCGAGAGGCTGCCGAAGCATCCATCCTCCCGTTTTTCGAAACCTGCAGCTTCCGGAAAAAAGCTTTTCTTTTGGAAGAAGGCCACCATTGTCATGCGTATTTTTTTGTGATCAGGGGTTGCCTGCGCCTGTTTTTTGCAGACCAGAACGGGATCGAGCAAACGATGCAATTTGCATTGGAGCACTGGTGGATGACCGACCTGGAGGCCTTCCGGTCAGGAAGAAGATCGGCCTATTCCATCCAGGCACTGGAGGCTACAGAGGTAATGATCATCGGCCCGGAAAATTATTCCCGGATGCTGGACGAAGTTCCGCTGATGGAAAAATATTTCCGCCGGGTATACGAACGTGCTTATGCGGCTTCTTTACTTCGTGTGCAGATGATCTCACGGATGCCCAAGCATGAATTTTATGAACTGTTTGAATCAAAATATCCTGATTTTATACAGCGGGTGCCCCAGAAGATCCTGGCCTCTTTCCTGGGCTTTACACCGGAATACCTGAGTGAACTACGTAAAAAGAGAACTGAAAAAAAGCGATGA